A stretch of the Tardiphaga sp. 709 genome encodes the following:
- a CDS encoding 3-hydroxybutyrate dehydrogenase produces the protein MLSGKSAIITGSTSGIGLGIARGLAASGVNIVLNGFGDANEIEAIRSEIADSHQVRVLYSGANMADGNDIAAMMTQAEQEFGGVDILVNNAGIQYVAPLEEFPVEKWDAIVAINLSSAFHTTRLAIPHMKAKSWGRIVNIASAHALVASPFKSAYVAAKHGIAGLTKTAALEVAEHGITVNAVCPGYVMTPLVEKQIPEQAKARGITEQQVISDVLLAAQPTKRFVTVEELSSVVNFLCTDHARSITGITLPVDGGWIAH, from the coding sequence ATGTTGTCTGGAAAGTCCGCCATCATCACCGGCTCCACCAGCGGCATCGGCCTTGGTATCGCGCGCGGCCTCGCGGCCAGTGGCGTCAATATCGTGCTCAACGGCTTCGGCGATGCCAATGAGATCGAGGCGATCCGCAGCGAGATCGCTGATAGCCATCAGGTTCGGGTGCTCTATAGCGGCGCCAACATGGCCGACGGCAACGACATTGCGGCGATGATGACGCAGGCCGAGCAGGAATTCGGTGGTGTCGATATCCTGGTCAACAATGCCGGTATTCAATATGTCGCGCCGCTCGAGGAATTCCCGGTCGAGAAATGGGATGCGATCGTGGCGATCAACCTGTCGAGTGCGTTTCACACCACACGTCTCGCCATCCCCCACATGAAGGCGAAGTCCTGGGGCCGCATTGTCAACATCGCCTCAGCCCATGCGCTGGTTGCCTCGCCGTTCAAGTCGGCCTATGTCGCGGCCAAGCATGGCATTGCCGGTCTGACCAAGACGGCGGCGCTGGAAGTCGCCGAACACGGCATCACCGTGAATGCGGTATGCCCGGGTTATGTGATGACGCCGCTGGTCGAAAAGCAGATCCCGGAGCAGGCCAAGGCGCGCGGCATCACCGAGCAGCAGGTGATCTCCGACGTGCTGCTGGCCGCCCAGCCCACCAAACGTTTCGTGACCGTCGAAGAACTGTCTTCGGTCGTCAATTTCCTCTGCACCGACCACGCCCGTTCGATCACCGGCATCACGCTGCCGGTCGATGGCGGGTGGATAGCGCACTGA
- a CDS encoding transporter, whose product MQLEVPVTTAAVSSTLGSADRIPGLVWAFRIHSDGKPEPLPVDAGIDIAHGGLLWLHFNLTDARALQWLAQISLHAPEQARALLLSKDTYQQLHATDDSIYGVISDLLRDIDEATEDTGYLRFVMTERLLISGRHHALCAVDATRRSLEQGQRIDSMASLLETIVENVADTMDGVADSLALSLDEIEEQVVSGDSRDMLQKLGRLRRTCVRLHRQLSGLRIVFQRLEAKGQRELKPALQLRAGKLAQRLDGLDHNVVEMRERSRLLQEELHLQIEERGNESLRVLSVLTALLLPPTLVTGIFGMNTKGLPLTDVETGFFWAGALILISSASAYAVMKRLKIIR is encoded by the coding sequence ATGCAGCTTGAAGTGCCGGTCACAACTGCGGCGGTGTCGTCCACACTTGGCTCGGCCGATCGGATTCCGGGTCTGGTCTGGGCCTTCCGCATCCATTCCGACGGCAAGCCCGAGCCATTGCCGGTCGATGCGGGTATCGACATTGCCCATGGCGGATTGCTCTGGCTGCATTTCAACCTGACTGACGCGCGCGCGCTGCAATGGCTGGCGCAGATCTCCCTGCACGCGCCGGAGCAGGCCCGTGCCTTGCTGCTGTCCAAGGACACCTATCAGCAGCTCCATGCCACCGACGACAGCATCTATGGCGTGATCTCGGACCTGTTGCGCGATATCGACGAGGCAACCGAAGACACCGGCTATCTGCGCTTCGTGATGACCGAACGCCTGTTGATCAGCGGCCGTCATCATGCGCTGTGTGCCGTTGATGCCACGCGTCGTTCGCTTGAGCAGGGCCAGCGTATCGACAGCATGGCCTCGCTGCTTGAGACGATCGTGGAGAATGTCGCCGACACCATGGATGGGGTCGCCGACAGTTTGGCGCTGTCGCTCGACGAGATCGAGGAACAGGTGGTCTCCGGCGATTCGCGGGACATGCTGCAGAAACTCGGTCGTCTGCGCCGGACCTGCGTGCGGCTGCATCGGCAGCTTTCCGGGCTGCGCATCGTATTCCAGCGGCTTGAGGCCAAAGGTCAGCGCGAGCTGAAGCCTGCGCTGCAATTGCGCGCCGGCAAGCTGGCGCAGCGGCTCGACGGGCTGGATCATAATGTGGTCGAGATGCGCGAGCGCAGCCGGTTGCTGCAGGAAGAGCTGCATCTGCAGATCGAGGAGCGCGGCAATGAAAGCCTGCGTGTGCTCTCGGTACTCACCGCACTGCTGCTGCCGCCGACGCTGGTCACCGGCATCTTCGGAATGAACACCAAGGGCCTGCCGCTGACCGATGTTGAAACCGGATTTTTCTGGGCGGGCGCGCTGATATTGATTTCGTCAGCATCGGCCTATGCCGTGATGAAGCGCCTCAAGATCATCAGGTAG
- a CDS encoding acetoacetate decarboxylase — protein MRQEDILRLPSMPMAGPSYPAGPYRFINREFLVITYETDPDLIRMGLPEPLEPIEQPIVHYEWIKMPDSSGFGSYTETGLVIPARFKGEDVNFVSQMYLDDDPPIAAGREIWGFPKKYAHPKLEVVKDTLTGTLEYAGQQVAMGTMAYKHGAMAGNGEATHATLSKTQINLKLIPGVDGSAEVCQLVAINLTDITVKGSWFGPGRLHLVPHVNAPVADFPVRRVIGAHHFLADLTLPYGRVVHDYNKQSDALAEAAE, from the coding sequence ATGCGCCAGGAAGACATCCTCCGTTTGCCGTCGATGCCGATGGCCGGCCCGAGCTATCCCGCCGGTCCCTATCGCTTCATCAATCGCGAATTCCTCGTCATCACCTATGAGACCGATCCGGACCTGATCCGGATGGGTTTGCCCGAGCCACTGGAGCCGATCGAACAGCCCATCGTGCATTATGAGTGGATCAAGATGCCGGACTCATCCGGCTTCGGCAGCTATACGGAAACGGGCCTCGTGATCCCCGCGCGTTTCAAGGGTGAGGACGTCAATTTCGTCTCGCAGATGTATCTGGACGATGATCCGCCGATCGCCGCCGGCCGCGAGATCTGGGGCTTTCCGAAGAAATACGCGCATCCGAAGCTTGAAGTGGTCAAGGACACGCTGACCGGCACGCTGGAATATGCCGGGCAGCAGGTTGCCATGGGCACGATGGCCTACAAGCACGGCGCCATGGCCGGCAATGGCGAAGCGACGCACGCCACGCTCTCCAAGACCCAAATCAATCTGAAGCTGATCCCCGGCGTCGATGGCAGCGCGGAAGTCTGTCAGCTGGTAGCGATCAACCTGACTGATATCACTGTGAAGGGCTCATGGTTCGGCCCGGGACGCCTGCATCTGGTCCCGCACGTGAATGCGCCGGTCGCCGACTTTCCGGTGCGCCGTGTGATCGGTGCGCATCATTTCCTGGCCGATCTGACACTGCCCTATGGTCGTGTCGTCCATGACTACAACAAGCAGAGCGACGCGCTCGCCGAAGCCGCCGAATAA
- a CDS encoding MFS transporter: MTNSHYRWVIVAAGGLLGCVAIGGMFSLPVFLQPIARDTGWSVTGISSAMTIGFLAMAVTSMIWGTLSDRLGPLPVVLSGSVVLASSLALASLATSLVAFQFVFGLMVGGATAAIFAPMMATVTGWFDTHRSLAVSLVSAGMGMAPMTMSPLAAWLVSNHDWRTSMQIVALVVAAIMIPVSLLVRRAPALEGAPPAPSAEPVQAEMSRAQALRSPQFIILLLTNFFCCATHSGPIIHTVSYAISCGIPIVAAVTIYSVEGLAGMGGRIAFGLLGDRFGAKRILVLGLLAQAFGALGFVFVRELGGFYTVAAVFGFIYAGTMPLYAVLARENFPLRMMGTVIGGTAMAGSLGMATGPLAGGLIYDAFASYAWLYIGSWIMGLGAFLIAMTFRPMPVVKAEPAALTA; encoded by the coding sequence ATGACCAATTCTCACTATCGCTGGGTAATCGTTGCCGCGGGCGGCCTTCTGGGCTGCGTCGCGATCGGCGGCATGTTTTCGCTGCCAGTGTTCCTGCAGCCGATCGCGCGGGATACCGGCTGGTCGGTCACCGGTATATCCAGCGCCATGACAATTGGCTTCCTCGCGATGGCTGTCACCAGCATGATTTGGGGCACCTTGTCCGACCGATTGGGGCCACTCCCAGTAGTGTTGAGCGGGTCGGTCGTGCTCGCGTCAAGCCTGGCGCTGGCGAGCCTCGCGACATCTCTGGTCGCATTTCAATTTGTCTTCGGGCTGATGGTCGGCGGCGCTACCGCCGCGATCTTTGCGCCGATGATGGCGACGGTCACCGGCTGGTTCGATACGCATCGCAGCCTGGCCGTCTCGCTTGTTTCGGCGGGGATGGGCATGGCGCCCATGACCATGTCGCCGCTGGCGGCCTGGCTCGTTTCGAACCACGATTGGCGCACCTCGATGCAGATCGTGGCCCTCGTCGTGGCCGCGATCATGATTCCAGTCTCGCTGCTGGTGCGCCGCGCGCCGGCGCTGGAGGGCGCGCCTCCCGCTCCATCCGCCGAGCCGGTGCAAGCAGAGATGTCGCGCGCGCAGGCGCTACGCTCGCCGCAATTCATCATCCTGCTGCTGACGAATTTCTTCTGCTGTGCCACGCATTCTGGGCCGATCATCCATACTGTGAGCTACGCGATCAGCTGCGGCATACCGATTGTCGCTGCAGTCACGATCTATAGCGTCGAAGGTTTGGCAGGGATGGGCGGCCGTATCGCCTTCGGCCTGCTCGGCGACCGTTTTGGCGCCAAGCGTATACTGGTCCTTGGCTTGCTCGCCCAGGCGTTCGGTGCGCTCGGTTTTGTCTTCGTGCGTGAGCTCGGCGGGTTCTACACCGTGGCAGCGGTCTTTGGCTTCATCTACGCCGGCACCATGCCGCTCTACGCCGTTCTCGCGCGCGAAAACTTTCCGCTGCGGATGATGGGCACAGTGATCGGCGGAACGGCCATGGCCGGCAGCCTTGGCATGGCGACTGGACCTCTCGCCGGAGGTTTGATCTACGACGCGTTCGCCAGCTACGCTTGGCTCTATATCGGCTCCTGGATTATGGGGCTTGGCGCTTTCCTGATCGCAATGACATTTAGGCCGATGCCGGTCGTGAAAGCGGAGCCCGCCGCCCTGACGGCATGA
- a CDS encoding alpha/beta hydrolase, whose translation MDYAPSAPAVAAETHAFQVLLEDGATASIRVYGKGPRIICSHGNGLAIDAFQSFWRLFTDDYETVVFDFRHHGRSSPYRQPIPHVWPQLIRDYEAIMQGITRELGAAPSLGAFHSMSALTTLLHAAEYETPWIGIVGFEPPATPPASYPEFQSFRTENDRLAGRAAQRRTTFPNVQELFESYRRSSAFAGVDDAGLQALASSTLRWNDDRHLHELACAREFEASIFTMQDLPDAWERMCSVRLPVQLVAGEPKTRTSPFVDMERAFARDGGFAFTTVPDASHFMQMEKPAECAAIVRAFHAGLT comes from the coding sequence ATGGACTATGCGCCTTCCGCTCCGGCCGTTGCGGCCGAGACGCACGCTTTTCAGGTTCTGCTCGAAGATGGCGCCACAGCCAGCATCCGCGTTTATGGAAAAGGTCCACGGATCATCTGCAGCCATGGCAACGGTCTCGCCATCGATGCTTTTCAAAGCTTCTGGCGCCTCTTCACGGATGACTACGAGACCGTGGTGTTCGACTTCCGTCATCACGGCCGCAGCAGTCCGTATCGTCAGCCCATCCCGCATGTCTGGCCGCAGCTCATTCGCGACTATGAGGCGATCATGCAAGGGATCACACGCGAACTCGGCGCGGCGCCGAGCCTCGGTGCGTTTCATTCGATGAGCGCGCTGACGACCCTGCTGCATGCCGCCGAATATGAGACGCCGTGGATCGGCATCGTCGGCTTCGAGCCACCTGCAACACCGCCAGCGAGCTATCCGGAGTTCCAGAGCTTCCGCACGGAAAATGACAGGCTCGCCGGACGCGCCGCGCAGCGTCGCACCACCTTTCCGAACGTGCAGGAGCTGTTCGAGTCCTATCGCCGCAGCTCAGCATTTGCCGGCGTCGACGATGCCGGACTGCAAGCACTCGCCTCGTCCACGCTGCGCTGGAACGACGACAGGCATCTCCATGAACTCGCCTGCGCCAGGGAATTCGAGGCCAGCATCTTCACCATGCAGGATCTCCCGGACGCCTGGGAGCGGATGTGCAGTGTCAGGCTGCCGGTCCAGCTCGTCGCCGGTGAACCGAAGACGAGAACCAGCCCGTTCGTCGACATGGAGCGTGCCTTCGCGCGCGATGGCGGCTTCGCCTTCACCACCGTGCCTGACGCCTCGCATTTCATGCAGATGGAAAAGCCGGCCGAATGCGCCGCAATCGTCCGCGCCTTCCACGCGGGCCTGACCTGA
- a CDS encoding L,D-transpeptidase, which translates to MKQVWRADGYSLGDLLYSLPLAPLQKKNIAIIDWNRSDSFRRDESQTNVDALSNTFGRERDISEIANSAIHESMHGSSSSGSRSSSSGGGIFFPVLGFGSASGGSSGSSSESSQDSTKTLAASFLNSLRDKTQQSANSYRAQHITVVQQIDQSERQTIVTETVANRNACHALTIQYFEVLRHYKVDFELASVRECLYIPLPLDAFDNDKVNRWRSSIERGLINSVHVAGIRALERSEHGGPFPDGQFADGKLERLGGEISLLLEFRLPAVVGTAAKDAPAMNLPPGYEELQPYLQSCLALEPKDRNDFFQSTVAPIMARKIVEGLHFFASDASDARFDLNLKAALASPYTYGREHAVNISLPKDWISPQPQRKAVSSLVIESSVLIPDEAAVVLKTAAFNYSTLGANFALVPLIMPNQRLLTNAAGRVAARLMTPLQYEETRVLKVEDEAAIKALVRHLNENLEYYHKAIWWFMDQDRRFTLLDSFIAPHSGGRSVASVVENRLIGIIGNCLVMPVAPGIRLDYLNDVKKNDKHTSSAGTDELLEAYRPLIPNPAVRISVPTKGVFAESVMGRCNACEKIDNSRNWKYWEHRLPDEPTAIEPISTASRNQPVTNPTATPMTAPIINQVHTTMQSAPDPSGLGKMLEVLGNPNTFRDMAGLAGTQQSAREALASSFETTGKFGELAAQAMMQAQDTIIKAVATYLTGGAAAGSFLDSAPGIKQSIGKDVKAGRITPQQGQQSIAKLNDALVDAFQPNGNQTLFDHPEVSDAVNAGVNRGASLSLSHGGSRLDIGEAPEQASYESDGGSTPRRSWPLRWLLPSAEAASPRRNRSQGKPKTQLAQLDFKRNGEGTLTFGGRTVPCLGMPLEKYPKFKDVDNITGKRDKKGHYAGGYKFEVWISRHYVDDRGQPFPMKWAVTLNVAHGIFIHEGKPTLKANGGPSHGCVHLDEGDAKDFYDWIDRPTRIQTSYPWPGPGQHK; encoded by the coding sequence ATGAAGCAGGTCTGGAGGGCAGACGGCTATTCGCTTGGCGATCTCCTGTATTCCCTGCCGCTTGCGCCGTTGCAGAAGAAGAACATCGCCATCATCGACTGGAACCGGTCGGACAGCTTCCGGCGCGACGAGTCGCAGACAAACGTTGATGCCCTCAGCAACACTTTCGGCCGTGAACGCGACATTTCCGAGATTGCCAACTCGGCGATACACGAGAGCATGCACGGCAGTTCGTCGTCCGGCAGTCGGTCGTCCAGCTCCGGCGGGGGTATTTTTTTCCCCGTCCTTGGCTTTGGCTCGGCATCCGGCGGCTCGTCGGGCAGTTCGTCTGAATCGAGCCAGGACTCAACCAAAACACTGGCGGCGAGTTTCCTGAACAGTCTTCGCGACAAGACACAGCAATCGGCCAATTCCTACCGCGCCCAGCACATTACGGTGGTGCAGCAGATTGATCAGTCGGAGCGACAGACGATTGTTACCGAAACGGTCGCCAATCGTAACGCATGTCATGCGCTGACCATCCAGTACTTCGAGGTGCTGCGGCACTACAAAGTCGATTTCGAGCTGGCCTCCGTTCGCGAGTGCCTTTACATCCCGCTGCCGCTGGACGCCTTTGATAATGATAAGGTCAACAGGTGGCGTTCCTCGATCGAGAGGGGCTTGATCAACAGCGTTCACGTAGCAGGGATTCGGGCGCTTGAGCGAAGCGAGCATGGCGGACCCTTCCCAGACGGTCAGTTTGCTGACGGCAAACTGGAGAGACTAGGCGGCGAGATTTCCCTTCTGCTGGAATTCCGACTTCCCGCTGTTGTCGGCACGGCAGCAAAAGATGCGCCGGCGATGAATTTACCTCCCGGCTACGAGGAGTTGCAGCCATACCTGCAGTCCTGTCTCGCGTTGGAGCCCAAGGACCGAAATGACTTTTTCCAGAGCACCGTCGCCCCGATCATGGCGAGGAAGATTGTCGAGGGGCTGCATTTCTTCGCCTCCGACGCTTCGGATGCGCGTTTCGATTTGAATCTCAAAGCGGCGCTGGCGAGCCCTTACACTTATGGCCGTGAGCACGCGGTTAATATCTCTCTGCCCAAGGACTGGATATCTCCTCAGCCCCAGCGGAAAGCTGTCTCCTCGCTGGTCATTGAGAGCAGCGTGCTGATACCCGATGAAGCAGCGGTGGTGCTCAAGACGGCTGCGTTCAACTACAGCACACTAGGCGCCAACTTCGCCCTCGTTCCCCTGATCATGCCGAACCAGCGACTGTTGACGAACGCGGCTGGGCGCGTGGCCGCCAGATTAATGACGCCGCTCCAATATGAGGAAACCCGGGTTCTGAAGGTGGAAGATGAGGCAGCGATCAAAGCACTCGTCCGTCATCTGAACGAGAACCTGGAATATTACCATAAGGCGATCTGGTGGTTCATGGATCAGGACCGCCGCTTCACGCTGCTGGACAGCTTCATCGCGCCGCACTCGGGCGGCCGCAGCGTGGCCTCGGTCGTCGAGAACCGCCTGATCGGCATCATTGGCAACTGCCTGGTCATGCCGGTGGCCCCGGGAATCCGGCTTGATTATCTCAACGACGTGAAAAAGAACGACAAGCATACTTCCTCCGCCGGCACCGATGAACTGCTTGAAGCCTATCGGCCGCTGATACCGAACCCGGCCGTCAGGATTTCCGTTCCGACCAAAGGCGTGTTTGCCGAGTCGGTCATGGGGCGATGTAACGCCTGCGAAAAGATCGATAACTCGCGCAACTGGAAATACTGGGAGCATCGGCTGCCGGATGAACCGACGGCGATCGAGCCGATCTCGACGGCTTCCCGCAACCAGCCTGTCACGAATCCAACGGCAACGCCAATGACGGCGCCGATCATCAATCAGGTGCACACGACGATGCAGTCGGCGCCTGATCCGAGCGGCCTTGGCAAGATGCTCGAGGTTCTCGGCAATCCCAACACGTTCAGGGATATGGCCGGTCTTGCAGGAACGCAGCAAAGCGCCAGGGAAGCTTTGGCGTCCTCCTTCGAGACCACAGGCAAGTTCGGCGAACTCGCCGCCCAAGCGATGATGCAAGCGCAGGATACGATCATCAAAGCCGTGGCAACCTATCTCACAGGGGGAGCGGCGGCGGGGTCCTTCCTTGATTCTGCGCCCGGCATCAAGCAGTCGATCGGCAAGGATGTGAAGGCGGGCAGGATTACGCCCCAGCAAGGTCAGCAATCAATCGCGAAGCTGAACGACGCACTTGTCGACGCCTTTCAGCCCAACGGCAACCAAACGCTGTTTGATCACCCCGAGGTCTCCGACGCGGTCAACGCGGGCGTAAATCGCGGAGCGTCTTTGTCTTTGTCTCACGGTGGATCGCGCTTGGACATTGGTGAAGCGCCCGAGCAGGCCAGCTATGAATCGGACGGCGGATCAACGCCTCGTCGATCCTGGCCGCTTCGATGGCTGCTGCCCAGTGCGGAGGCCGCCTCGCCAAGACGTAATAGGTCGCAGGGGAAGCCCAAAACACAGTTGGCCCAGCTCGATTTCAAGCGTAACGGCGAGGGCACTCTGACCTTCGGCGGCCGAACCGTTCCCTGTCTCGGAATGCCTCTCGAGAAGTACCCGAAATTCAAGGACGTTGATAACATTACAGGTAAGCGAGACAAGAAGGGACATTATGCCGGTGGCTATAAGTTCGAAGTTTGGATAAGCCGGCATTACGTCGATGACCGGGGACAGCCCTTTCCAATGAAATGGGCGGTGACATTGAATGTCGCACACGGAATTTTTATTCATGAAGGCAAGCCTACGTTGAAGGCCAATGGGGGACCCTCGCACGGCTGCGTGCACCTCGACGAAGGGGACGCGAAGGACTTCTACGATTGGATCGATCGACCGACCCGAATTCAGACTTCCTACCCATGGCCTGGCCCGGGTCAACACAAGTAG
- a CDS encoding LLM class flavin-dependent oxidoreductase encodes MTALSILDLVRVTQDTDARGALDNSRDLAGHAERWGYQRFWVAEHHNMIGIASAATSVVIGHIAAGTKTIRVGAGGIMLPNHAPIVIAEQFGTLARLFPGRIDLGLGRAPGTDQMTMRALRRSLQNSDNFPQDIQELQAYFAPAGPNQRLQAVPAAGTDVPLWILGSSTYGAQLAAALGLPYAFASHFAPDQLLQALQIYHQHFEASEQSTKPHAMVGVNIIAADTDAEAKRLWTTQQMSFTNMFRGTRGLSAPPIDDIETYWAPAEKMQAMGMLRRSIIGSKETVRAGIAALVEETGADELMIVSDVYDHATRLKSYEMIADAAAGLNKTPAETAC; translated from the coding sequence ATGACCGCACTTTCGATCCTCGACCTCGTCCGCGTTACCCAGGACACCGATGCGCGCGGCGCGCTCGACAATTCCAGGGATCTCGCCGGTCATGCAGAGCGCTGGGGCTATCAGCGCTTCTGGGTCGCCGAACATCACAACATGATCGGCATCGCCAGCGCCGCGACCTCAGTGGTGATCGGCCATATCGCAGCGGGGACCAAAACCATTCGCGTCGGTGCCGGCGGCATCATGCTCCCGAACCATGCCCCCATCGTCATCGCCGAACAGTTCGGCACGCTGGCGCGGCTGTTTCCCGGCCGCATCGATCTCGGCCTCGGCCGCGCACCCGGCACCGACCAGATGACCATGCGGGCGCTGCGCCGCTCACTGCAGAATTCCGACAATTTCCCGCAGGACATCCAGGAGCTGCAGGCCTATTTCGCACCGGCCGGCCCAAACCAGCGCCTGCAGGCGGTGCCTGCCGCAGGCACCGACGTGCCGCTATGGATTCTCGGCTCCTCGACCTATGGTGCGCAGCTCGCCGCGGCGCTCGGCCTGCCCTACGCCTTCGCCTCGCATTTCGCGCCCGACCAGTTGCTGCAGGCCCTGCAGATCTATCACCAGCACTTCGAAGCCTCCGAACAGTCGACGAAGCCGCATGCGATGGTCGGCGTCAATATCATCGCCGCCGACACCGATGCGGAAGCGAAGCGGTTGTGGACCACGCAGCAGATGTCGTTCACCAACATGTTCCGCGGCACCCGCGGGCTGAGCGCGCCGCCGATCGACGATATCGAGACCTACTGGGCGCCGGCCGAGAAGATGCAGGCCATGGGCATGCTGCGGCGATCGATCATCGGCTCCAAGGAAACCGTGCGCGCCGGCATCGCTGCGCTGGTCGAGGAGACCGGCGCGGATGAGCTGATGATCGTCTCCGACGTCTACGACCACGCCACGCGGCTCAAGTCCTATGAGATGATTGCCGACGCCGCTGCGGGTCTCAACAAGACACCCGCTGAAACGGCCTGCTGA
- a CDS encoding carbohydrate porin — translation MVGVFPCWMARAMMVLVGLVAFGTLSLSSAYAGDWRDNGLKPINDRLAEWGVALSATYIGEALGNASGGIRRGAVYEGRFDFGVDVDLDKAVGWSGATFHANVYQIHGPGLSRDYIGNLMLVSGIEALPATRLYEFWIEQSLFGGKLLVKVGQQPSDIEFIDSKYDDIFVNSALGWPGITGVILPAGGPSPPLAVPGVRFKASLSDAFTAYLAVFNGSAAAPGPNDPQIANAHGLAFRVNDPPWIIGQLKYSYKLGPSELPGSITGGGWVHLAEFDDERWTAQGLSQADPAGTGEPLMRRGNSGVFAVYEQRLAFSALGPDKGIGFFARTSISPSDRNLISFYLDGGIQISGFSAERPDDKFGIAMTYARVSDGARGLDRDVQRFTGIATPIRDFEAVLEMTYLAAVAPGVAVQPVFQYVMHPAGGAVDPNDATQTKRIKDAAVFGVRTTINF, via the coding sequence ATGGTTGGTGTGTTTCCGTGCTGGATGGCCCGTGCGATGATGGTGCTCGTCGGCCTTGTCGCGTTTGGGACGCTCTCGCTGTCATCTGCGTATGCCGGCGATTGGCGCGATAACGGCCTGAAGCCGATCAATGACCGGCTCGCCGAATGGGGCGTTGCACTGTCAGCCACCTATATCGGCGAGGCGCTCGGTAATGCCTCCGGCGGCATCCGGCGTGGTGCGGTCTATGAGGGGCGTTTCGATTTCGGCGTCGATGTCGATCTCGACAAGGCGGTCGGCTGGAGCGGCGCGACCTTTCACGCCAATGTCTATCAGATCCACGGACCTGGCCTGTCGCGCGACTATATCGGCAATCTGATGCTGGTCAGCGGCATCGAGGCGCTGCCGGCGACGCGGCTTTATGAATTCTGGATCGAACAGTCGCTGTTCGGCGGCAAACTGCTGGTGAAGGTCGGTCAGCAACCCTCCGATATCGAATTCATCGACAGCAAGTATGACGATATCTTCGTCAATTCGGCGCTGGGCTGGCCCGGCATCACCGGCGTGATCCTGCCGGCGGGCGGACCGTCGCCGCCGCTCGCCGTGCCGGGCGTTCGATTCAAGGCTAGTCTGTCGGATGCGTTTACGGCCTATCTGGCGGTGTTCAATGGCAGTGCGGCCGCGCCCGGCCCGAATGATCCGCAAATTGCCAACGCGCATGGTCTCGCATTTCGTGTCAACGATCCGCCGTGGATCATCGGGCAGCTGAAATACAGCTACAAGCTCGGGCCGTCTGAGCTGCCCGGATCGATCACCGGAGGCGGCTGGGTGCATCTTGCCGAATTCGATGACGAGCGCTGGACCGCGCAGGGCCTGTCGCAGGCCGATCCAGCCGGCACCGGTGAACCGCTGATGCGGCGCGGCAATAGCGGCGTTTTCGCCGTTTACGAACAGCGGCTCGCCTTCAGCGCACTCGGGCCTGACAAGGGCATCGGCTTCTTTGCGCGCACGTCGATCAGCCCGTCGGATCGCAACCTGATCAGCTTCTATCTCGATGGCGGTATCCAGATATCAGGCTTCTCGGCCGAGCGGCCCGACGACAAGTTCGGCATCGCCATGACCTATGCGCGCGTTTCTGACGGTGCCCGCGGGCTCGACCGTGACGTACAGCGTTTCACCGGCATCGCGACGCCCATTCGCGATTTCGAAGCCGTGCTGGAAATGACCTATCTCGCTGCGGTCGCGCCGGGCGTGGCGGTGCAGCCGGTGTTTCAATATGTGATGCATCCGGCTGGCGGCGCCGTCGATCCCAACGATGCCACGCAGACAAAGCGCATCAAGGACGCCGCGGTATTCGGCGTCCGCACCACCATCAATTTCTGA